The Aquiluna sp. KACHI24 genome contains a region encoding:
- a CDS encoding thioesterase family protein, translating to MKLWFRILYVILTYRRRSKLRIDEVSSISLRVWPTDLDIYNHMNNGVFLTLMDLGRYDQGLRTGFWQKWRKLGWYPIVVNSTITYRKSLEPWQKFDLETKVIGWDDIAYYIEQRFVRNGEIYARAIMRGRFLKRSWGILTPKEVMEGSGGWPGEDPVLPEWVLRWAADVQLPKGKEPAPSNWD from the coding sequence GTGAAACTCTGGTTCCGCATCCTGTATGTCATCCTGACATACAGGCGCAGATCGAAGCTGCGCATTGATGAGGTATCAAGCATCAGCCTTCGGGTTTGGCCAACTGACCTAGATATCTACAACCACATGAACAACGGAGTCTTTTTGACTCTGATGGACTTGGGTCGCTATGACCAAGGCTTGAGAACCGGTTTTTGGCAGAAGTGGCGCAAGCTGGGTTGGTACCCAATTGTGGTCAACTCCACGATCACGTATCGCAAGTCTTTGGAGCCGTGGCAGAAGTTCGACCTCGAAACCAAAGTCATTGGCTGGGACGACATCGCCTATTACATTGAGCAGCGTTTTGTGCGCAACGGTGAGATCTATGCCAGAGCAATCATGCGCGGACGCTTCCTCAAGCGCAGCTGGGGAATCCTTACCCCGAAAGAGGTAATGGAGGGATCCGGCGGTTGGCCTGGCGAAGACCCCGTGTTGCCTGAGTGGGTTCTGCGGTGGGCGGCTGATGTTCAGCTCCCAAAGGGTAAGGAGCCTGCCCCAAGTAACTGGGACTAG
- a CDS encoding GNAT family N-acetyltransferase: protein MEPKVTHDSNSHRFEIHLGDERVGLMDYSLRPGEIHLVHTEVNPEHQGKNLAAILLRESLAAIRSEQMGKVVPVCSYTVKYMEKHPETQDLLLNPIEEAIAACRWPGAKN from the coding sequence ATGGAGCCGAAGGTCACCCACGATTCAAACTCTCACCGCTTTGAGATTCACCTCGGTGATGAGCGAGTGGGTCTTATGGACTACAGCCTGCGCCCCGGAGAGATTCACCTAGTGCACACGGAGGTCAATCCCGAGCACCAGGGCAAGAACCTGGCAGCCATTCTGCTCAGAGAGTCCCTTGCGGCGATTAGGTCAGAGCAGATGGGCAAAGTTGTGCCTGTGTGCTCTTACACAGTCAAATACATGGAGAAGCACCCGGAGACTCAGGACCTTTTGCTGAACCCGATCGAGGAAGCAATTGCAGCCTGCCGCTGGCCCGGGGCCAAAAACTAG
- a CDS encoding FtsW/RodA/SpoVE family cell cycle protein: protein MSNTSLTSAIPKLLKAVPRSRNFEAVLLFWVSGILAFALAQIQLAVLQKMQLSLLFYWALPTLGALAVHLVLRKRAVSADGLILPLAFLLNSLGIAMIYRLDLAEAARGGTALFADRQVWLSVLAMGIAALVIWLVPNHLVLRRYPYVAGIAGLLLLTLPALPVIGKTRNGATLWIGIGDFTFQPGEISKILLAIFFAGYLVSRKDSLSEIGSRVLWMRVPRAKDLGPVLVVWFATVGILVLQRDLGTSVLYFGLFLVMIYTATGRAFYVGVGVTMMLTGALVASRLFDYVSRRFDSWLDPLSVDNYNAAGGSYQLAQALFGMANGDVIGAGLGGGFPQLIPLAESDFILAALGEELGLAGVFSILAVFLLLIYRGLRIANSHSDDFSKLLTTGLSFVLGLQVFVVAGGVMGLLPLTGLTAPFLAAGGSSLLANWALVALLLVISDSSTRRAA from the coding sequence ATGAGTAACACTTCCCTCACCTCAGCAATACCCAAGCTTCTAAAGGCAGTCCCCCGTTCACGCAATTTCGAAGCGGTACTGCTGTTTTGGGTCTCTGGGATTTTGGCTTTTGCGCTCGCTCAGATACAGCTAGCGGTGTTGCAGAAAATGCAGCTTTCGCTGCTGTTCTATTGGGCACTACCGACCCTCGGTGCTCTGGCCGTGCACCTGGTGCTGCGAAAGCGCGCGGTGAGTGCCGATGGCCTTATTTTGCCGCTGGCATTTTTATTGAATAGCCTCGGCATAGCCATGATCTATCGCCTAGATCTAGCCGAAGCTGCGAGAGGTGGCACCGCGCTGTTTGCCGATCGCCAGGTCTGGCTATCGGTTCTAGCCATGGGAATTGCAGCTTTAGTCATCTGGTTGGTGCCGAACCACCTGGTGCTTAGGCGCTACCCGTATGTCGCGGGAATTGCAGGATTACTGCTTTTGACTCTGCCTGCACTGCCGGTGATTGGAAAAACCCGCAATGGTGCGACGCTCTGGATTGGGATTGGTGATTTCACGTTCCAGCCCGGTGAAATCTCCAAGATCTTGCTGGCCATTTTCTTTGCCGGCTATCTCGTTTCTCGCAAAGACTCATTGAGTGAGATTGGCTCGCGAGTGCTTTGGATGAGAGTGCCAAGAGCCAAGGACCTCGGACCGGTTTTAGTGGTGTGGTTTGCAACCGTTGGAATCTTGGTCTTGCAGCGTGACCTTGGCACCTCGGTGCTCTACTTCGGATTGTTCTTGGTGATGATCTACACCGCCACCGGAAGAGCTTTTTATGTCGGTGTCGGGGTCACGATGATGCTGACCGGTGCCTTGGTGGCATCAAGACTGTTTGATTATGTCTCGAGACGTTTTGACTCCTGGCTCGATCCACTTTCCGTTGACAACTACAACGCTGCGGGTGGTAGCTACCAGCTGGCGCAAGCGCTGTTCGGTATGGCAAATGGTGATGTGATTGGAGCAGGTCTCGGCGGAGGCTTCCCACAGCTAATTCCTCTGGCCGAAAGCGACTTCATCCTCGCGGCACTGGGCGAGGAGCTCGGTCTCGCGGGTGTGTTCTCGATTCTTGCGGTATTCCTATTGCTCATCTATCGCGGTCTCAGAATCGCCAACTCGCACTCCGATGACTTCTCGAAACTTCTAACCACCGGACTCTCCTTTGTGCTTGGTTTGCAGGTGTTCGTGGTGGCTGGCGGAGTTATGGGGCTGCTGCCGCTTACCGGTCTAACGGCACCATTTTTGGCAGCCGGCGGTTCATCGCTTTTGGCTAACTGGGCACTCGTTGCACTTTTACTGGTGATATCTGATTCCTCCACCAGGAGGGCAGCATGA
- a CDS encoding trimeric intracellular cation channel family protein — translation MSARTCGFKSRLAHVRGNPITTQFLIISLEIIGVVGFALSGIIEAARKQFDLVGVVMVGFITAFGGGTLRDVLLDRRPFFWVEQEFWVWALIGIGLALPFFFKSRHIDLTERAILLPDAIGLGAFAAGGTHVALEAGASPMVAVLMGVVTATVGGVLRDVLVNEVPRAFHDHQPYAVLAFTGGWLVVLLSYLEIPQSLDVLIGAVVIVLLRLLSIRFGWELKRWKFL, via the coding sequence GTGTCCGCAAGGACGTGCGGGTTCAAGTCCCGCCTCGCGCACGTAAGGGGGAATCCCATCACTACCCAATTCCTAATCATCAGCCTCGAAATCATCGGGGTAGTTGGCTTTGCCCTCTCCGGAATCATCGAAGCTGCTCGAAAGCAGTTTGATCTGGTGGGCGTTGTGATGGTGGGGTTCATCACCGCCTTCGGTGGTGGAACCCTCAGAGATGTATTGCTAGACCGCAGACCATTCTTCTGGGTCGAACAAGAGTTCTGGGTTTGGGCGCTAATTGGCATTGGTCTAGCGCTGCCATTCTTTTTCAAATCTCGCCACATCGACCTCACTGAGAGGGCGATTCTGCTCCCAGATGCAATTGGCCTGGGGGCCTTCGCTGCTGGAGGAACACACGTTGCCCTGGAGGCTGGGGCTTCCCCGATGGTTGCAGTTTTGATGGGTGTGGTCACAGCAACCGTGGGTGGTGTTCTTCGAGATGTATTGGTGAACGAAGTTCCGAGAGCATTCCACGATCACCAGCCCTATGCCGTTTTGGCCTTCACAGGTGGTTGGCTAGTGGTGCTGCTTAGCTACCTCGAGATCCCACAGTCGCTGGATGTTTTGATCGGTGCCGTTGTGATCGTTTTGTTGAGATTGCTTTCAATTCGCTTTGGGTGGGAGCTCAAGCGTTGGAAGTTTCTTTAA
- a CDS encoding PP2C family serine/threonine-protein phosphatase, protein MAIKTVGYAASDIGKHRSSNQDSGYCGYQLFFVADGMGGHAGGDIASAIASQRIALADAKSETVEEAIESLKRAILEANQMLSATVVDHPELEGMGTTFSGMLRHGNQMIIAHIGDSRIYLARDGEVKQITNDHTFVQKLVDMGRITPAEALVHPRRSVLMRVLGDVSADPEIDIAIYDAMPGDRWMLCSDGLSGVVPDGVMNRILTSKVPTEEAAELLVGEALEFGAPDNVTVVITDVVRSAVQTDIEPAALFVGSAANEVVIEERKGSKILRLFSPRNLLDLLQTPEDPTQYAPESEELLNKILSETRRKIRFKSARIIASWLLLASALTGIGYIAYEYTQTRYYVSSFEGNVTIYQGIRESLGPFKFSEPYFVSEIEVGSLSVFQQDLIERSISAESLEDAQRILDQLREAQNE, encoded by the coding sequence TTGGCAATCAAGACCGTGGGCTATGCGGCAAGCGACATCGGTAAGCACCGCAGCTCCAACCAGGACTCCGGCTACTGCGGCTATCAGCTGTTCTTTGTTGCCGATGGCATGGGCGGTCACGCTGGCGGTGACATTGCATCCGCGATTGCCTCTCAGCGAATTGCACTGGCGGATGCTAAAAGTGAAACCGTTGAAGAAGCGATCGAGTCTCTAAAGCGAGCCATCCTCGAAGCCAACCAGATGCTCTCGGCAACAGTCGTGGATCACCCCGAACTCGAGGGCATGGGTACCACCTTCTCCGGCATGCTGCGCCACGGCAACCAGATGATCATCGCTCACATCGGTGATAGCCGCATCTACCTGGCACGCGATGGTGAAGTTAAGCAGATCACCAATGACCACACCTTCGTTCAGAAGCTCGTTGACATGGGCCGCATCACTCCAGCCGAGGCTCTTGTTCACCCACGTCGCAGCGTATTGATGCGTGTGCTTGGAGATGTGTCGGCGGACCCAGAGATCGACATTGCTATCTATGACGCTATGCCGGGTGATCGCTGGATGCTTTGCAGCGATGGTCTATCTGGGGTTGTACCGGATGGAGTTATGAATCGCATCCTCACCTCCAAGGTTCCAACCGAAGAGGCAGCCGAGCTTTTGGTTGGGGAGGCCTTGGAGTTCGGAGCCCCGGACAACGTCACTGTTGTGATCACGGATGTGGTTCGCTCTGCGGTTCAAACCGACATTGAACCAGCCGCCCTGTTTGTTGGATCAGCTGCCAACGAAGTTGTAATTGAAGAGCGCAAGGGCAGCAAGATCCTGCGCTTGTTCTCGCCAAGAAACCTTCTGGATCTGCTGCAAACCCCAGAGGATCCAACGCAATACGCTCCAGAGTCAGAGGAGCTTTTGAACAAGATCCTCTCGGAGACCAGGCGCAAGATTCGATTCAAGTCAGCAAGAATCATCGCCAGCTGGCTACTACTCGCTTCGGCACTAACGGGCATCGGCTACATCGCTTACGAATACACCCAAACTCGATACTACGTCTCAAGCTTTGAGGGCAATGTCACGATTTATCAGGGCATTCGTGAATCGCTTGGCCCATTCAAATTCTCGGAGCCTTACTTCGTCTCTGAGATCGAGGTTGGAAGTCTTTCGGTTTTCCAACAGGATCTGATTGAGCGCTCAATCTCGGCTGAGTCTTTAGAGGATGCTCAGCGAATTTTGGATCAGCTGCGTGAGGCCCAAAATGAGTAA
- a CDS encoding DUF3662 and FHA domain-containing protein, with protein sequence MSFLEKAEERIELAFGSVFARLSKAELQPVEITQAVRRAMDHAAKQIDLTRVLVPHRYLILVSGHDSARISPAMLLSIKTEIAMHAAKQGYRLAGELTLKLEVDPKLPRGQVRVGSASSTSSVQWVAALVVAGKRLQLQKGTTTVGRDQSADIAIDDRGLSRVHFEVAWNDQGAAVRDKGSTNGTFVDGIRIQEVALTNGNKIMAGRSEFVFELIARESK encoded by the coding sequence TTGAGCTTTTTAGAAAAAGCTGAGGAGCGCATTGAGCTGGCATTTGGCTCGGTGTTCGCTCGGCTATCTAAAGCCGAATTGCAGCCGGTGGAGATCACCCAAGCTGTGCGCAGGGCTATGGATCACGCGGCCAAGCAAATCGACCTCACCAGAGTTTTAGTTCCACACCGATACCTGATCCTGGTCTCGGGTCACGACTCCGCTCGAATTTCGCCTGCCATGCTGCTATCGATCAAGACCGAGATTGCAATGCATGCGGCCAAACAGGGGTATCGCCTGGCTGGCGAACTCACTCTCAAACTCGAGGTGGACCCAAAGCTGCCAAGGGGTCAGGTTCGAGTCGGTAGCGCATCGTCCACAAGCTCAGTTCAATGGGTAGCCGCTTTGGTGGTAGCTGGCAAGAGATTGCAGCTTCAAAAGGGCACCACCACTGTTGGTCGCGATCAGAGTGCGGATATCGCCATCGATGATCGGGGTCTGAGCCGTGTGCACTTTGAGGTTGCCTGGAACGACCAGGGTGCTGCGGTTCGAGACAAGGGCTCAACCAATGGCACCTTCGTTGATGGCATAAGGATTCAAGAGGTTGCGCTTACTAACGGCAACAAGATTATGGCCGGTCGCAGTGAATTTGTGTTTGAACTCATCGCGAGGGAGTCTAAGTGA
- a CDS encoding penicillin-binding transpeptidase domain-containing protein has translation MNRQVRRVGLALVVMFLALFLMASSIQVLRADSLYSDSRNIRTSYETYKTQRGPILVGGVPVVESVPYNDAYRFLRNYESVIYSPVIGYFSLFSGSNGLERAMNSYLSGQSSAQFFEQINALLDGKPVIGAAVELTLDPAIQRAAWDALGNRKGAVVAIEPSTGRILAMVSKPTFDANQLAGHLYEPVNDAYQLYDKDEDQPLINKAIAGDLYHPGSVFKLVVTAAALESGQFSTTTQFRNLKSYTLPGTQTAIRNSGGSTCGKGDTVTLEVALIKSCNIPFAMLATELGDDRIRAMAELMGFGADLSIPLKVTPSVYPDNPDLSQTALTGFGQFDVRVSPLQMAMVSSAIANQGVMMQPQLVEMVVASNLNVLQDPEPKVLSVPLSRLSAGYLTRMMVDSVEVGAATRAGISGYAVAGKTGTAQNGPTDPYTLWFTGFAPAEAPKVAVAVVVEDGGGIGQNGTGNQIAAPIARAVMKAVLER, from the coding sequence ATGAACCGACAGGTGAGAAGAGTTGGCTTAGCGCTGGTTGTGATGTTTCTCGCGCTATTTCTCATGGCCAGCTCGATTCAGGTGCTGAGGGCGGACTCGCTCTACTCGGATTCACGCAACATCCGAACCTCATACGAAACCTACAAGACTCAGCGCGGACCAATCTTGGTTGGTGGAGTGCCGGTAGTTGAGTCCGTGCCATACAACGATGCCTACCGATTCCTCAGAAACTACGAATCGGTTATCTACTCTCCAGTAATTGGCTACTTCTCGCTGTTCTCTGGTTCAAATGGCCTTGAGCGTGCAATGAACTCTTATCTATCTGGTCAGTCATCCGCTCAGTTCTTCGAGCAGATCAACGCGCTACTTGATGGCAAGCCGGTTATTGGAGCTGCGGTTGAGCTAACCCTAGATCCGGCTATTCAAAGAGCTGCTTGGGATGCCTTGGGTAATCGCAAAGGTGCAGTGGTTGCGATTGAGCCCAGCACCGGAAGAATTTTGGCAATGGTTTCAAAGCCAACCTTTGATGCCAACCAACTTGCCGGTCACCTTTATGAACCCGTCAACGACGCCTACCAGCTCTATGACAAAGACGAAGATCAGCCGCTAATCAACAAGGCAATTGCTGGTGATCTCTATCACCCTGGTTCGGTTTTCAAGTTAGTTGTTACTGCAGCGGCGTTGGAGTCTGGCCAGTTCTCCACAACTACTCAATTCCGCAACCTAAAGAGCTACACATTGCCGGGCACTCAAACTGCGATTCGCAACTCCGGTGGTTCAACCTGTGGCAAGGGTGACACGGTCACCCTCGAGGTCGCTCTGATTAAGTCCTGCAACATCCCATTTGCAATGCTTGCAACCGAGCTTGGCGATGATCGCATTCGTGCGATGGCAGAGCTGATGGGCTTTGGAGCCGATCTAAGCATTCCACTCAAGGTAACGCCGAGTGTTTATCCCGACAACCCGGATCTATCTCAAACGGCCCTGACTGGATTTGGCCAATTTGATGTTCGGGTGAGCCCACTACAAATGGCGATGGTCTCCTCGGCTATCGCCAACCAGGGTGTGATGATGCAACCACAGCTGGTCGAGATGGTGGTCGCCTCAAACCTAAACGTGTTGCAAGACCCGGAACCAAAGGTGCTATCTGTTCCACTATCCAGACTCAGTGCTGGCTATCTCACTCGCATGATGGTTGATTCGGTGGAGGTCGGAGCAGCCACCAGAGCGGGCATCTCCGGGTATGCGGTGGCGGGCAAGACCGGTACCGCTCAGAATGGACCGACCGATCCATACACCCTCTGGTTCACTGGATTTGCCCCGGCCGAGGCACCCAAGGTTGCGGTAGCTGTTGTCGTTGAAGACGGCGGAGGCATTGGTCAAAACGGCACCGGTAATCAAATTGCAGCCCCGATCGCGAGAGCTGTCATGAAGGCGGTGTTGGAACGATGA
- a CDS encoding site-specific DNA-methyltransferase, with the protein MPSQSVQLIYIDPPFNTGREQVRSTAKSRVSESGRLGFKGTRYEQVVEKVLSYDDAFVDYWEFLEPRLEEAWRLLANDGTLYLHLDYRESHYAKVLLDALFGRECFLNEIIWAYDYGARSKSRWPAKHDTILVYVKDPKNYHFDSSAVDREPYMAPGLVTKEKAELGKLPTDVWWHTIVSPTGKEKTGYPTQKPEGILSRIISASSRPGDLVLDFFAGSGTTGAVAHKLGRNFVLIDQNPESIATIEARLQKLNCEFSRA; encoded by the coding sequence ATGCCCTCACAGAGCGTCCAGCTGATCTATATCGACCCACCCTTTAACACCGGCAGAGAACAGGTTCGCTCGACGGCAAAGTCACGAGTCAGTGAGTCCGGTCGACTTGGCTTTAAGGGCACTAGGTATGAGCAGGTCGTTGAGAAGGTTCTCTCTTACGATGATGCATTCGTCGACTACTGGGAGTTTTTAGAACCTCGTCTTGAAGAGGCCTGGCGATTGCTAGCAAATGATGGAACGCTTTACCTTCACCTTGACTATCGGGAGTCGCATTACGCAAAGGTGCTCTTGGATGCGTTATTTGGCAGAGAATGCTTCCTGAATGAAATCATCTGGGCCTATGACTATGGTGCTCGCAGCAAATCACGTTGGCCAGCGAAGCACGACACCATCTTGGTCTATGTCAAAGACCCAAAGAACTATCACTTCGATTCAAGCGCAGTAGATCGGGAGCCATACATGGCACCCGGACTTGTTACCAAGGAGAAGGCCGAACTGGGCAAACTACCAACCGATGTTTGGTGGCACACGATCGTGTCACCAACGGGCAAGGAGAAGACCGGGTATCCGACTCAAAAGCCTGAGGGGATTCTCTCGCGAATCATTTCAGCCAGCTCAAGACCAGGCGATTTGGTGCTCGACTTTTTCGCTGGATCTGGCACCACCGGAGCGGTGGCTCACAAGCTGGGTAGGAACTTCGTGCTCATAGATCAGAACCCCGAATCAATCGCCACGATTGAAGCCAGGTTGCAAAAACTCAACTGTGAGTTTTCGCGGGCTTAG
- a CDS encoding FHA domain-containing protein produces the protein MSELALFLVRIGFVAVLWIFILSLLSVIRADLYGRRVISKIAKQNAPKLPGGLPGSVASLGLEDSDSFEPTHIAILSGRTAGTSMELEDKTEILIGRSAGCDLVLSDEFSSNTHAKLIKVGEDWVLQDLSSTNGTFLDGRKVTTPATIKAGMTIRIGTTNFELRS, from the coding sequence GTGAGTGAACTTGCGCTGTTCCTGGTTCGAATTGGCTTCGTTGCCGTGCTGTGGATATTCATCCTCAGCTTGCTTTCGGTAATTCGTGCCGACCTATACGGCCGTCGAGTCATCAGCAAGATTGCAAAACAAAATGCCCCCAAGCTTCCTGGTGGACTACCTGGATCGGTGGCTTCTCTGGGGCTTGAGGACTCAGACAGTTTTGAGCCCACCCACATCGCAATCCTCTCCGGTCGAACTGCCGGCACCAGCATGGAGCTTGAGGATAAGACCGAGATTTTGATTGGTCGAAGTGCGGGTTGCGATCTGGTGCTTTCGGACGAGTTCTCCTCAAACACTCACGCCAAGCTAATCAAGGTTGGCGAGGACTGGGTGCTGCAGGATCTGAGCTCCACCAATGGCACCTTCTTAGATGGTCGCAAGGTGACTACCCCAGCCACCATTAAGGCTGGCATGACCATTCGAATCGGCACCACAAACTTTGAGTTGAGGTCATAA
- a CDS encoding M13-type metalloendopeptidase, with product MSMKPGLDLGAIKHEVKPQDDLFRHVNGRWLDETQIPEDQALYGSFHMLRDDSELAVRGIIEDVAKSPAPGVAQQIGDLYASFMDEDRIEKLGSEPLKPGLERISQIKDYAEFFQMIGAFERAGVSGLWGSYVDNDAGNPERYLVHLYQGGIGLPDKDYYTDEKYQEIREAYLPHLAKMFELAGWDKAEAETAAKTVYALEEKIAAVHWNRVDSRDAEKTYNLKTIAELNDLSSNILWSEYLAGASLKPTLLDNNVVMMPSFFEGLSALLTQENFEAFKLLMASDLIRSYAPYLSSGFVEERFSFYGQKLTGQPVNRPRWKRGVALVEGGLGEAVGQLYVDKHFPAESKTQMDELVSYLIKAYEQSIKALDWMSDETKVKALEKLSKFNPKIGYPSKWKDYSSIEISRDDLVTNVANVNSWEFDYHANKIGSKIDREEWHMTPQTVNAYYNPGLNEIVFPAAILQPPFFSPEADMAMNFGGIGAVIGHEIGHGFDDQGSKYDGDGRLVSWWTEADRKAFEARTRSLIEQYNALSPVQLDDKYKVNGELTIGENIGDLGGLGIAWKAYLLWLGDKEPEVIDGYDAKQRFLMAWAQCWRTLSRDEIAIQRLATDPHSPAEFRCNQVVKNLDIFYEAFGVEEDSEMYLKPEERVVIW from the coding sequence ATGTCGATGAAGCCAGGCCTAGATTTAGGCGCAATCAAGCACGAAGTTAAGCCACAGGATGACCTGTTTCGCCACGTCAATGGACGTTGGCTAGATGAGACGCAGATCCCAGAGGACCAAGCCCTATATGGTTCCTTCCACATGCTCAGAGATGACTCTGAGCTAGCGGTACGCGGAATCATTGAGGACGTCGCAAAGAGCCCAGCTCCTGGTGTGGCACAGCAAATCGGTGACCTCTACGCCTCTTTTATGGATGAGGATCGAATTGAAAAGCTCGGTTCTGAGCCACTCAAGCCAGGACTTGAGCGCATTTCTCAGATCAAGGACTACGCCGAGTTCTTCCAGATGATCGGCGCCTTTGAGCGTGCTGGTGTCTCGGGTCTTTGGGGTTCTTATGTTGACAACGATGCAGGAAACCCAGAGCGCTACCTGGTTCATCTTTACCAAGGCGGCATCGGTCTTCCTGATAAGGACTATTACACCGACGAGAAGTACCAGGAGATCCGCGAGGCATACCTACCTCACCTAGCCAAGATGTTTGAGCTTGCCGGTTGGGACAAGGCTGAGGCCGAGACTGCTGCAAAGACCGTCTATGCACTAGAGGAGAAGATCGCTGCGGTTCACTGGAACCGCGTTGACTCCCGCGATGCTGAGAAGACCTACAACCTAAAGACCATTGCCGAGCTGAACGATCTGAGTTCAAACATTCTCTGGTCGGAATACCTAGCTGGTGCATCACTTAAGCCAACCTTGCTGGACAACAACGTCGTGATGATGCCCTCGTTCTTCGAGGGACTCTCCGCACTGCTGACCCAGGAGAACTTCGAAGCCTTCAAGCTGCTGATGGCCTCGGACTTGATTCGCTCCTATGCCCCTTACCTTTCAAGTGGTTTCGTTGAGGAGCGATTCTCCTTCTATGGTCAGAAGCTAACCGGCCAGCCAGTGAACCGTCCGCGCTGGAAGCGTGGAGTTGCTTTGGTTGAGGGTGGACTGGGTGAAGCAGTGGGACAGCTTTACGTCGACAAGCACTTCCCTGCTGAGTCGAAGACCCAGATGGACGAGCTTGTCAGTTACCTAATCAAGGCCTACGAGCAGAGCATCAAGGCCCTGGACTGGATGAGCGACGAGACCAAGGTCAAGGCTTTGGAGAAGCTATCCAAGTTCAATCCAAAGATTGGTTACCCATCGAAGTGGAAGGACTACTCCTCCATCGAGATCTCCCGAGATGACCTGGTCACAAACGTTGCCAACGTCAACAGTTGGGAGTTTGACTACCACGCCAACAAGATCGGATCCAAGATCGATCGTGAAGAGTGGCACATGACACCGCAGACCGTAAACGCCTACTACAACCCTGGCCTAAACGAGATCGTATTCCCAGCGGCAATCCTGCAGCCACCTTTCTTCTCGCCAGAGGCAGACATGGCTATGAACTTCGGCGGTATCGGAGCCGTTATCGGCCACGAGATTGGTCACGGCTTTGACGATCAGGGTTCGAAGTACGACGGTGATGGCCGACTGGTTTCTTGGTGGACTGAGGCAGACCGCAAGGCATTCGAGGCTCGCACCCGCTCACTCATCGAGCAGTACAACGCGCTCTCTCCCGTTCAACTAGATGACAAGTACAAGGTCAATGGCGAGCTGACCATTGGCGAGAACATCGGTGACCTTGGTGGCCTTGGTATTGCCTGGAAGGCATACCTGCTTTGGCTCGGCGACAAAGAGCCAGAAGTCATCGATGGCTATGACGCCAAGCAGCGTTTCTTGATGGCCTGGGCCCAGTGCTGGAGAACCCTAAGCCGTGACGAGATTGCGATTCAGCGTTTGGCTACAGACCCACACTCACCGGCTGAGTTCAGATGCAACCAGGTAGTCAAGAACCTCGATATCTTCTACGAGGCATTTGGTGTCGAAGAAGACAGCGAGATGTATCTCAAGCCAGAAGAACGTGTAGTGATCTGGTGA
- a CDS encoding rhodanese-related sulfurtransferase, translating into MALNKIILYYSFAPVEDPKAVMLWQKTLCQSLNLKGRILISKHGINGTLGGDMEDLKKYCRATKEYPGFGKTDFKWSEGTGNDFPRLSVKVRNELVAFTTPEEVRVSKAGVVNGGKHLKPHEVNALVEEKGDDVVFFDGRNAFEAKIGKFKNAVVPDVQTSHDFIKEIESGKYDHLKDKPIVTYCTGGIRCEILSAVMINRGFKEVYQIEGGIVRYGERFRDKGLWEGSLYVFDGRMNVNFSDEAKTIGECETCKQPTSSFRNCSDLGCRDLILLCDHCNEDPVNLACKPEHTRGKRLQEVG; encoded by the coding sequence ATGGCTCTGAACAAAATCATCCTTTATTACTCTTTCGCCCCGGTAGAGGACCCGAAGGCGGTCATGCTCTGGCAAAAGACGCTATGCCAGTCCTTGAATCTCAAGGGTCGAATTCTGATCTCGAAACACGGCATCAACGGCACCCTCGGTGGTGACATGGAGGATCTCAAAAAATACTGCAGGGCTACCAAGGAGTACCCCGGATTTGGCAAGACCGACTTCAAGTGGTCGGAGGGAACCGGCAACGATTTCCCGCGTCTGAGCGTGAAGGTCAGGAACGAGCTCGTTGCATTCACCACCCCAGAAGAGGTAAGGGTATCGAAGGCCGGAGTTGTGAACGGTGGCAAGCACCTAAAGCCTCACGAGGTAAATGCCCTGGTTGAGGAAAAGGGTGACGACGTCGTCTTCTTCGATGGCAGAAACGCTTTCGAGGCCAAGATCGGCAAGTTCAAAAATGCCGTAGTGCCAGACGTGCAAACCAGCCACGACTTCATCAAAGAAATCGAGAGTGGTAAGTACGACCACCTCAAGGACAAGCCGATAGTTACCTACTGCACCGGCGGCATTCGCTGCGAGATTCTTTCCGCGGTGATGATCAACCGAGGTTTCAAGGAGGTCTACCAAATAGAAGGCGGCATTGTTCGCTACGGAGAGCGTTTCCGTGACAAAGGTCTGTGGGAGGGTTCGCTCTATGTCTTCGATGGCCGCATGAATGTCAACTTCTCCGACGAGGCAAAGACCATCGGCGAATGTGAGACCTGCAAGCAGCCCACCTCAAGTTTCAGAAACTGCTCTGACCTTGGTTGTCGAGATCTGATTTTGCTTTGCGATCACTGCAACGAAGATCCGGTAAACCTAGCTTGCAAGCCTGAGCACACCAGAGGCAAAAGACTTCAAGAAGTTGGCTAA